One window of Ralstonia pickettii DTP0602 genomic DNA carries:
- a CDS encoding AraC family transcriptional regulator translates to MTTAYLLVLPNVHMLDLGGPLQILSSVSELGVAPLKVRCVGPHSSVTSFQGPALGQVERLPARLSPGDVVLAIGSKLLDTLTTSPAWHDTASWLKASFGDGRNADVQVAAVCTGAFLLGAAGLLDGRLCTTHHAHTRRLRTRHPAASVVDNRVFVRDGNVWTSAGVASGIDLALRLVADAYGDEAAIAVARDNVVPFRRFSGDPQLAPQFRARSHGNALVHAVQDAISRELDTNVADPRFADRFAISVRHLSRMFHEETGLTPKQYQLTLRMARARKLLAASTLPVEEIALKSGFGSVQAFRACWNKAEPSTPKAYRQARAGSAE, encoded by the coding sequence ATGACTACCGCCTATCTCCTGGTGCTGCCCAACGTCCACATGCTCGACCTTGGCGGCCCGCTGCAGATCCTGTCGAGCGTATCGGAGCTGGGCGTTGCGCCGCTCAAGGTGCGCTGCGTCGGGCCGCATTCGAGCGTCACTTCGTTCCAGGGGCCGGCACTGGGCCAGGTCGAACGCCTGCCTGCACGACTCTCGCCCGGCGACGTGGTGCTGGCCATCGGCAGCAAACTTCTGGACACGCTGACTACCTCGCCCGCATGGCACGATACCGCGAGTTGGCTGAAGGCGTCTTTCGGCGACGGCAGGAACGCCGACGTACAAGTCGCCGCCGTCTGCACCGGTGCCTTCCTGCTGGGCGCCGCCGGCCTGCTCGACGGCCGCCTGTGCACCACCCACCATGCCCACACCCGCCGCCTGCGCACGCGGCACCCCGCCGCCTCGGTCGTCGACAACCGGGTGTTCGTTCGCGATGGCAATGTGTGGACGTCAGCCGGCGTGGCTTCGGGCATCGACCTGGCGCTGCGTCTGGTGGCCGACGCCTACGGCGACGAAGCCGCCATCGCCGTGGCACGCGACAACGTGGTGCCCTTCCGCCGCTTCAGCGGCGATCCGCAGCTCGCTCCGCAGTTCCGCGCGCGCTCGCATGGCAACGCGCTGGTGCATGCGGTACAGGACGCGATCTCGCGGGAGCTCGACACCAATGTTGCCGACCCGCGCTTCGCCGACCGCTTCGCCATCAGCGTGCGGCACCTGTCCCGCATGTTCCATGAAGAAACCGGCCTCACGCCCAAGCAGTACCAACTCACGCTACGCATGGCGCGCGCGCGCAAGCTGCTGGCGGCATCGACATTGCCGGTAGAAGAGATTGCGCTGAAAAGCGGCTTCGGTAGCGTGCAGGCCTTCCGCGCCTGCTGGAACAAAGCCGAGCCGTCCACGCCTAAGGCATACCGGCAAGCCCGCGCCGGCAGCGCGGA